The genomic stretch TAATCCACCAGCTTCTTCAGGAAGGCGTTGTTGCCAACCGTTCGGGAATCACAGACGATGGCGACGTGGCGCCGGGCACGAGTGACTGCCACGTTGATCCTTCGGTCCTCTGCCAGAAAGCCAACTTCGCCTAAAAACAACCATGGAGTGGGGTGAACAGCTGAGCCCAAGGGAGGAGTGACCCCAGGCCCGGTGCAGCTTTCTGACCTGCCCCCCAGGCTGAGGACCCACAGCCTCCCAGCTTGGGCCTCCCCGAGCCCTCTATCTAACCCTCAGGCACGTCCCAAGAAAGGCTCTCTGGGGGGCAGAGGGAGCGGCCAGCCACAGGGAGTAGCCCTGCACCCAGCAGCTCCTTCCTCAATTTTGGGGGTGACCATCCTCAGCAGAAGCGGGGGCCCTCCTGCCCAGAAGGGTGAGATGGTCAGCCCTACAGATCTGGCCCAAGCGAGAGCTCCCCCACGTCAGGACAGGCTTCCCACAGGACACGCCAGCTCTCAATTCTGGCCGTCCAAAGTCGGGGGATGCTGGGGGTCCTTCACGTTTTCTAGAACAAGGTCCCACCCCCATGGGGGGCAGGCTGGGGGCTCTCTGCCCGTGCTCTCGGCCGTCTCCCAAGGACCTTCTAACGTGTCCAATGACAAGGTCTGACATCTGTATTATCCATACCCAGCCCTGGAGGGCGCTTGGGCATCTCGGCCTCTTCCTCACAAGGGTGGAGCTAGTAAGAACAGCGGCACCTTGTCCGGAGGGAGCCTCGCCCCTGGAGCTGCGTCTGCCCGGAGGACAGGCCCTGGCCCGCACCACGCCCCAGCAGCTAGCTGGACGAGAGGCCACAAGAGGGCAGACATCCCAGCTACCCCACAGTGCCACTGTGTGTGTATGGGGCGGTGGGGGGGGCGCCTCAGGCCAATGTTCTCTCGAATACAAGTGGGGTCTCCTCTGCCTTTGGCGGCCACATTCCTCCACACCATGTCCTCAGGACCAGCCAGTCCCAGTAACATCCTCTTGGCTCCTGCCTAGGGAGGGGCTGCCTTAATTCTCTGCCGCCTCCCCTCATACAGAGAAGTGTTCCAGACGCCGGCTGTTCTCTCTATCTCAGACCTGGCCTGGGTTGATCCCAAACCCCCTGTGGTGCCCGGCCTCCCGCGCTTAGGAAACGCTAAGCCCTTTCCAGCCCGGCCCCTCCTACCCTTCCGATTGGATCGCACAAAGGACAAGATGACCGCCTCCTTCTCTCGTCCTTGGAAGCCATCGACAGATCTGATTTCAAGCTCTGGATATCTGGAGGAGAGCTGCTGCCGGAGCAGGTCCACCTGAAGCATGGAAGAGCCCCAGTCAGCCCACGCAGCACCAGAGCAGTGACCGCTCCCCACCCCGCCTGGGTCCTGCCGGGGAGGACAAGGCAGGATTCCCACAGGAAACCATTGCCGGCCACAGCAGCCAGGCTACCGTGGGCATGGGCACCCAGAGCGAGGGTGAGCATCTCCCACCCCACCACAGCCTCAGGCCACGCCTCTGACCCATGCGCCGCCCCCTCGGTCACTCCATCATTTGCACACAGAGGTCGATCGAGAAGGCTACGGCATCGGTCTCACCTGCAGGTTGTAGGGAGCGATGACGGCCACATCACCCACGCGGACTCCAGCGTCCACCAAAGCCTGGACGTGTAAACTAACGATCTGGACCTCACCTGGTGACAAAACACAGGGTTGTCGCCCAGGGCACAAGAGAAAGGCCCTCAGATCCTGAAAAGCTGGGTGAGATCCCAGGAAAAGGGGCCCCACCCAAAGGGAGATGGGACCCTGGACATGGCCTGAGAGAGTCCAGGGTGGGGGCaagcccctccccacccttccagAGGTCCCCCCAACCTGAGGCTTTTTTCATGGTCACTGGGACACAGCCAAAGCcgcccatctgtctgtctgtcagctCTTACTCTCAGCACATGGCTGCCCCCTCCCTGGCACCTCTCCAATTACATATATCCTGGGTTTAAGTTACAGTTTTTAGTGccatttaattttgaatttttaaaagacatgagaTGGTGCCGCTACGTGCAATGCATTCACCCAATGTTCTTTTGTTGCATAGGGGCCCACTGAGGCAAGCACGTGGCCAGGTCTCTTCATCAAGCACTGATCAagccccctttccctcctcaggCAGCCTCAGACACACCTAATGGGGCTGGGTGGGGGTCAGACCCCTTTGCCCACAAGGACAAAGCCACTGGCTCAGAAAGGACAAGTGGGATCCTGGGGTCTGGTCCCAGCTCTGCCGCAGCCTAGGGACATGAATGGGAAGAAAGGCCCATTTTGTGACAGCCCGGAAAGGCCTGGAGACCCTGGGCACTGGATCCACTTCTGTGCCCCCAGCATCACATGAGGCAGAGACTAAAAGTGGGGAACCGTCAAGTGCCTGCACGTAACAAGGCCCAGGTCCAGCCCCAGGGACTGCACACTCAAAGGGGAAGGAATCTAGAAGCAAATAACAGAGGACTCcaaggagggggtgggaggggaatgaccaaagatctcaggaggaagaaaatggaattataAGCCTTGAGCACAAGCAATGAACCAAGAGGGAAGATACTAACAAGAGAAGGGGCCGAAGCAGCCCcagaggtgaggggggagggggcacctCCCTTGCTCTGCAGAGATGAGGGGCTATGGGGATggctccttttttcctttgttttaaggGCTGCTTTCTGGGAGGCAGACAGAGCACAAAGACTGGGGAAGGACACCTGACACACCAAcaaaggggattgggaaagaatTGTCTTCCAAAATTATCTGCACAGAAACGACTGCAGGGAGGCACACCTGCACGCACACCCGCGCTTGCCTGGGTTCCCCTTGGACTGCTCGTCCTCATCCTCGAGCTCAAAGAGGCCACAGCCGGCAGTGTCGATCAGCAGCAGGGGGATCTTCGTCTCTTCGGTGGGAGAGACCCCCGGCAGGTCCCTGGGACGGCAGGTGGGAAGCTGATTACGAGGTGAGCCCCAGCGGCCACACCTGAGACCCTCCACGAGGACCCCAGCATCGGTGGGCTCCCTTAGCAGGGGGCATGACCCACGCTTTGCAGCAAAACCACTTCCCAAACGGACCCGGCTCAGGCCACACCAGAGGTGCCGTGGGCTGCGTGTGGCTGCCACCACAACCCACAACCTACGCTGGCTGCTTGTCCTGACCCACCCCAAATGGAGGACACGGACCTGGAGAGAAGAGGCCGAGTCTCCACCACAAACCCTAGgcagcctcagtttacccatctgtgcAGGCGAACAACGTCACTACCTTTCTCATGGGGCAGttttgagaaaagaggaaaatcgTGCCTAAGACACTTTATCGTCATCGAGATGATTCGCTGCTGAACAGACCACACTGAGCCCGGCTCGCTGTGAGGATGGGTTTCCTGTTCCTCCCCAAACTGCTCTAAAACCCTTCCCAGgtgtgcacccccccccccaggggacAGGCCCTTGCCCCGCCCTCCCCTCACACCTGcccctccaccccatcccccctTACTTCAGAAGATGGCTGGCCACCGAGGGGTGGGCAGTGAGCCGTCCATGGTACAGCTCCTCCGAGGCCCACTGCATGATGGCCTGGTGCATGCGGTACTGGACAGTCAGCATCCTGACGACTTTCTCCCCGTGTTTCTCAATCAGGCGCTGCATTAAGCTGAGGGACAGCCCCGCTTTGGCGGCTCTGCACAGGAGGGGAGCCCGCATGAAGCAGGGCCGGAGAAGGCCCAGGAGCGGCAACACAAACCCAACACCCCCAGTGACACacagacacccccctcccccacctgccaGTTCAAAGGCAGGCTGCAATGGGCTGGGGAATGGAGGGGGCAGGTGGGCACCAATACAAAATCTAGGTGAGAACGAGAAGCCCCATGGGGCTTGTGATACACAGAGATCCGAGCAAGTGCTCTGGGCCCTGGGACGAAGGTGGGGAAGGCCCCAGAGCTCGCTCTCCCCCTCTGTCCTCTCTTCTCACGGCTTCCTCCCCATCAAGGCCCCTCCACCCGAGCGTGCAAGAAGAGGGTCTTACTCATGGGACACGATGGTGGGGGGAAGCTGCTGGTGGTCCCCAGCCAGCACGCACTTCCTGGCCTTCAGCAGGGGGATCCAACAGCTGGCCTCCAAGGCCTGGGCACACTCGTCGATCACCACCACGTCGAAGTAACTGTCAGGGAGCAGCTTCAGCGGGCCGTCCGGCGAAGCGCCTGAGTCAGAGGGTCCCATCAGCCTTGGAGGGCGTGGCCGCAGAGCTACGGCCCACCCGCTAGAGAACAGTGGCCAGCTCCCGCTGCCGGGACAAGGAGCTTGAAAGGTCACTGAGAACGGGCCTCCTTGGAGGGGCCGTCCCGAGGTCAGGGGTGTGCTCGGCCCTCCTCCCGCCCCTCAGGTAGATACTCAGCCACCCTGTGGATGCCCCGCCCCTGCAGGCCCCTGcctagccccagccccagcacctTCAGCAGCACCAGGGAGGGCCTCACCCGTGTTTGTGGCCAGGATGACGTCGGCCCAGGTGAGGCTCGTGAGCATGGCGGCTTCTTCTCGTTCTCTCAGCTCCTTCCTCAGCAGCCTGAGCTCGTTGTGAGCACAGCTCTTATCCCTCTTCACCAGGGACTTCTTGCTCTTCACCTGTGAAGGGGGACAAGAGACACCTGATTCTCATGGGGTTACAGACCGTCTCCAGTGTGGACATTCCCTCCACAGGTGCAGATCACCACCTGTCCCTGCCTACATCGGCTCTCCAGGAGGGCTCTTCCTGGCTTTGTCCCCCCATCACAAGGACGACTACGAGGGGTTCACAGTCcgtccctctctccccatcttctTCTCTTTGATGGCAGCCCTCTCTCAGGATGCCCAAGGAAACCCCTCCTTCCACATCTGAGCTTTGCCCACCCCCCTTCACTCTAATATTGTCCCTCGCCTTGACTGTGCCCAGTGTATCCTGTCTGGAGCTTGTCGGCTCAAAGGTGGCCACACACTGTCTCCCTCGTGAGCCCATGAGCTCCAAGGGCATCCCCGGGGGCTTGGCTCCATGCTGGGCACAGAATAGGCAGAGCTTCagtgactcccccagggtcacctagctagcgAAAATCTGAGGCAGACTCAAACTCGGCTCTTCCcagctccaaggccagcactctggGCACCGGACCAGTCCGCTGCTCAGGCTGGGTACTGCCCATGCAGGGCTTGTGGCCTTAGGTACTAGAGCACAATCACTGCCCACCAAGAGTCAGTCACTCCCTAGGCCACGGAGGATCGGATGAGATCCATCCATCGAAGTGCATGATGGGACTCAGAGCATCAAAAAAAGACCAGTtatggactggggggggggggttcctccCCCGCAAGGCTCCAAAAGGAAATCTCAATGGCCCCAGAGCCCCCCCCCGCCAAGACCTGGTCGATGTCCTTCCGGATGTCCGCCACGATCTGGGCCTGGTCGCTGCGGGCCAAGACTGCGTCAAGGCAGTGGTGCTGGATGGCATCCAGGAGGCGCGCGGGGTGGCCCAGGCGCAGGACCCTCTGCTTCTGTGCAGCCAGCCTCTCCACCAAGTTGTCCACGGCAACGTTGGAAGGGGCACAGCACAGGACCTGAAGCAGAAGCCAGCCCTGGTTAGCGCCATAGCTGGGCTTGTCACAAGAGGGAGGGCAGGATGTGGGAGCAGGACGGCCACGcccaaaaaggagagagaggggggcggCCTCCGGGGGCTGGTGCGGGCCCCTGAGGAAGGGACGCACAAACGCCGCCATTGGCAGTGACGCGGGCGCACACACGCCCACAGCATTGTGGTGCCGTCACGCGGGGCAGGCCCGTCTGCGTGCAGGTACGCAGCCATGGGCTCACCTTTAGACCCTGCTGCACTGCCTGCAGGATGATCTCCACCACCGTCGTGGTCTTCCCGGTACCGGGCGGCCCATGGATGATGGCCAGCTCTTTCTGGGCTAGTGCAAAGCCAACGGCATCTTTCTGGGACATGTCCAGGGCACGGTTGCAGAACGTCAGCGGCTCTGGGCAGAGAGTGGCCAGGCTGAGAATCCCTTCCCCAGGGCGGGGCCCCCCGGTGGGGCTGGAGATGCTCCAAACcccgctccccgcccccccacagTGGGCCCACACggctccccccactccccaaggcTCAGACTCTAACCCAGGCCCTGGCATGAAGCGTCCTCAGTCAGTCTGTGCCTCGCCCACAGCATCGTCTAATTGTGGCCTCTCCTGGCACCCATCTCTCCTCCCTTACTGGCCCAGGGgctgcccagggacacacagagcCCTTCTTTTCTGAGTGCAAGGCCTCGTACCCCACGCACCCAGAAGAAAGCctttcactgaaaatttaatttcTGTCCTATCACCTCCCCCTGAGTGCTTCCAGGGCTGGGGAGGAAGAATGACAGACAGCCCCCAAGCCACGGTCTTTGCAGAACCCCAAGACTCTTGGCTTCCCATTCCTCAATTTAGCTTCAGCTGAATGTGGCGGTTTGTGGAATCCAAACACGTTTGTAGTATGTCAGAGCTGCCGCCCAGCTCATCCAGCCTCCCCGGTTTGCAGACGCAACCGAGCAAAGCCCATCCAGTTGTACAGTCATTGGAGACCCCGATCTTCCTCATTCTTCCCAGCACACCAGGCTGTGTGCAGACACGCACACAAAGATACAGACATGTGCGCACAGACAAGCACATGCACACACGTGTGGGCACAAATAACACAGATACAACTTGCACACATGCACGTGCACACGCAAAGTCATCTCTCATTCAATCAATAGTCGTAACAAGCAGAAGCTGCCCTTCTGTAAACAGCAGGCTAACCACGTGCCTGATGAACCTGCTCCCGGCTCTCCTCAGCTGGTCCACACTTGGGAGAAGCGACACAGACCCATCACGTGATGAATCACCAGTCCGGGATTCGCCAAAATGGCCAGAGGTTTAACAGTCTAACAACAACTAAAGCTCGGAGCCCCCAGCCCCCAGAGGACTCTCAGCCTGACTAGCACAGCCCTGGTGGGAAGCTGAGTGGGCAGGGAGGGTCAGGCCGGCCCCCCAGGCCCGGAAGGAGGCCCACAAACAACACCGTGCTGTCCCGAAGGAGAAAGTCCACCTCGATCCCCTGAAGCAACATCCCAGGTGGATGTACTGGGAGAAGTGGTCCCCGAGGCCTGGGCCCACAGGGGCCTCTTTGTGGGGTAAGCTTCCTGGCCCCAGAGAGAAGCAAGGAGCTAGCCTTACGTGTGGGAGTGGGGCTGCTTGGCTCGGAACCGCAAAGGAGAACATCTACTAGCGGCGCGGCCGGACCCGAGTGATAATGATTCAGGGCGATCAAAGCTCTGCCAacagagaagaccaaaatgaGGAAAGCCCGGGGCCAGGGCCCTGCCTTCCGCTGCTCCCCCAGATCCACTCATGGCCACTGTTTCTCTGCCCGCGCCTCCCCACCAGCTCTACaagccaccccccccacccctactccTTTCACTGGGCACCAAAAGGGACACTGATCAGAAACAAAACCGACCAGGTCCGACTcctaactttttcttctttaaactaAACCTGGTTGTTTTTTGAAAAGATGCCATGGGGAGCAAGATGGACCGGAGGAGCAGCCCccgccctcctctcttctcccagaGACTCATCCCAGCTGCCAAAGTCACCATATATCA from Dromiciops gliroides isolate mDroGli1 chromosome 6, mDroGli1.pri, whole genome shotgun sequence encodes the following:
- the IGHMBP2 gene encoding DNA-binding protein SMUBP-2 isoform X2 is translated as MTSPTSGSKKPLTFCNRALDMSQKDAVGFALAQKELAIIHGPPGTGKTTTVVEIILQAVQQGLKVLCCAPSNVAVDNLVERLAAQKQRVLRLGHPARLLDAIQHHCLDAVLARSDQAQIVADIRKDIDQVKSKKSLVKRDKSCAHNELRLLRKELREREEAAMLTSLTWADVILATNTGASPDGPLKLLPDSYFDVVVIDECAQALEASCWIPLLKARKCVLAGDHQQLPPTIVSHEAAKAGLSLSLMQRLIEKHGEKVVRMLTVQYRMHQAIMQWASEELYHGRLTAHPSVASHLLKDLPGVSPTEETKIPLLLIDTAGCGLFELEDEDEQSKGNPGEVQIVSLHVQALVDAGVRVGDVAVIAPYNLQVDLLRQQLSSRYPELEIRSVDGFQGREKEAVILSFVRSNRKGEVGFLAEDRRINVAVTRARRHVAIVCDSRTVGNNAFLKKLVDYFTLNGEARTAFEYLEDIVPDNYAHDGVQGPGPVGRKPTDPARPGPRLRPQSRKARGARTSGQRGSGQAAEGTSLEGGGQPEGAVDSFRTMILDFVESGKTLLEFPPSLNAHDRMVVHQLAEELGLKHESVGEGKKRYICVRRKATSATAATTTGATTAATTTGAISGATTSTATTTSATTAPPATVTQSRGWEFQPGCPGPGTPGLALGEQGTPGSPGESLSQKDLHRASGQMGQAGPGQPARECQDPSGPRIPKVSGRKKGKERRGHTGAGHTAEEDFDALVSATIKADNTCGFPRCKASVVTLGQLCPHCRQRFCLSHHIPEVHGCGEKARAHARQQISREGVLYAGSGTKDKSVDPVKRLHLQRRLDQKLVELKNQRKSKQKDK